One Oreochromis niloticus isolate F11D_XX linkage group LG16, O_niloticus_UMD_NMBU, whole genome shotgun sequence genomic window carries:
- the LOC102078268 gene encoding interleukin-10 receptor subunit beta isoform X2, whose translation MDLVLRWDPPEGTTDVLTYTAAYRSSATGYKNVCTNTSALECDFTSSLSTVYGSYTGRVRAHRGAENSSWVESNLMIMDKQTFIGPPSVTLHVTGTSLEVSIKDPVFKYSELREVYTLATYNITYWKSSPKEEVKTVSGMMQDRVVLSDLEPMSEYCVQVQIIANLETGPSNYSVVCEHTGDVDAAPWVAAVVAFVVMAAVVALVVTLVVYWTRISKFLCPEVVLPPHFKESLLPANPSIYLVSPISEHCDQVSIIADHRTEEEEEGGCSTQPDTSQEGG comes from the exons ATGGACCTGGTGCTCAGGTGGGATCCACCTGAAGGGACGACCGATGTTCTGACCTACACGGCCGCGTACAG AAGCTCAGCAACTGGATACAAGAATGTCTGCACGAACACGTCAGCCCTTGAATGTGATTTCACCTCCTCCTTGTCCACCGTGTACGGGAGTTACACGGGCAGAGTGCGGGCGCATCGGGGGGCCGAGAACTCCAGTTGGGTGGAGAGTAACCTCATGATCATGGATAAACAAA CCTTCATCGGTCCACCCAGTGTGACTCTTCATGTCACTGGGACATCTTTGGAAGTCAGCATTAAAGACCCAGTGTTCAAGTATTCAGAACTGAGGGAGGTGTACACCTTGGCCACCTATAACATCACCTACTGGAAGAGCAGCCCGAAGGAAGAG GTAAAAACAGTCAGTGGCATGATGCAGGACCGAGTGGTTCTTAGTGACCTGGAGCCGATGAGCGAGTACTGCGTCCAAGTCCAAATCATCGCCAACTTGGAAACCGGACCGAGCAACTACAGCGTCGTCTGTGAGCACACCGGTGACG TGGATGCAGCTCCGTGGGTGGCGGCCGTGGTGGCGTTTGTGGTCATGGCCGCGGTGGTGGCTCTGGTGGTGACTCTGGTGGTCTACTGGACACGAATCTCCAAGTTCCTGTGCCCAGAAGTCGTGCTGCCACCACACTTtaaagag TCTCTGCTGCCTGCCAACCCCTCCATCTACCTGGTCTCGCCGATCTCTGAGCACTGCGACCAGGTCAGCATCATAGCAGACCACaggactgaggaggaggaggaaggagggtGCAgcacacagcctgatacctcACAGGAGGGGGGatag
- the LOC102078268 gene encoding interleukin-10 receptor subunit beta isoform X1, which yields MAASVCAFILALYALCGSAAGSGGLSAPTNVRLTSYNMDLVLRWDPPEGTTDVLTYTAAYRSSATGYKNVCTNTSALECDFTSSLSTVYGSYTGRVRAHRGAENSSWVESNLMIMDKQTFIGPPSVTLHVTGTSLEVSIKDPVFKYSELREVYTLATYNITYWKSSPKEEVKTVSGMMQDRVVLSDLEPMSEYCVQVQIIANLETGPSNYSVVCEHTGDVDAAPWVAAVVAFVVMAAVVALVVTLVVYWTRISKFLCPEVVLPPHFKESLLPANPSIYLVSPISEHCDQVSIIADHRTEEEEEGGCSTQPDTSQEGG from the exons ATGGCAGCCTCTGTGTGCGCCTTCATCCTGGCACTTTACGCACTGTGCGGCTCCGCAG CGGGGTCAGGAGGGCTCAGCGCACCCACCAACGTCCGACTGACATCCTACAACATGGACCTGGTGCTCAGGTGGGATCCACCTGAAGGGACGACCGATGTTCTGACCTACACGGCCGCGTACAG AAGCTCAGCAACTGGATACAAGAATGTCTGCACGAACACGTCAGCCCTTGAATGTGATTTCACCTCCTCCTTGTCCACCGTGTACGGGAGTTACACGGGCAGAGTGCGGGCGCATCGGGGGGCCGAGAACTCCAGTTGGGTGGAGAGTAACCTCATGATCATGGATAAACAAA CCTTCATCGGTCCACCCAGTGTGACTCTTCATGTCACTGGGACATCTTTGGAAGTCAGCATTAAAGACCCAGTGTTCAAGTATTCAGAACTGAGGGAGGTGTACACCTTGGCCACCTATAACATCACCTACTGGAAGAGCAGCCCGAAGGAAGAG GTAAAAACAGTCAGTGGCATGATGCAGGACCGAGTGGTTCTTAGTGACCTGGAGCCGATGAGCGAGTACTGCGTCCAAGTCCAAATCATCGCCAACTTGGAAACCGGACCGAGCAACTACAGCGTCGTCTGTGAGCACACCGGTGACG TGGATGCAGCTCCGTGGGTGGCGGCCGTGGTGGCGTTTGTGGTCATGGCCGCGGTGGTGGCTCTGGTGGTGACTCTGGTGGTCTACTGGACACGAATCTCCAAGTTCCTGTGCCCAGAAGTCGTGCTGCCACCACACTTtaaagag TCTCTGCTGCCTGCCAACCCCTCCATCTACCTGGTCTCGCCGATCTCTGAGCACTGCGACCAGGTCAGCATCATAGCAGACCACaggactgaggaggaggaggaaggagggtGCAgcacacagcctgatacctcACAGGAGGGGGGatag